The DNA window AGTCCGATGTTGCCGAAGCGGAAGCCAGTCTGAAGCTGGCCATAGAAAATCTGGCCATCGCGAAGCTTAAAAATGCAACCGATCTGGAAACCGCAAAAATGAAAGCGGAGCTGGCCCGGATGGACCTGCAGAAATATGTGGACGTGGAATATCAGCAGCAGGTGGATAAGGCACAGTCGGAGATTTATCTCGCCGAACAGGAGCTGAAAAAGGCCCGTAATGAACTGGCCGGAACGCAGGAGCTTTATGATAAAGGCTATTCCAACCGGACGGAGCTGGAGGCCGATCAGCTGGGTGTGGAGCGTAAAGAGGTTGAGGTGAAAAATAAAAAAGCCGACCTCGAAATCCTGAAAAACTACACGCATATCAAGCGGCAGATGGAACTGAAAAATGCGGTTTCAAATGCGGTGTCAGCGCTGGAACGCATGAAAAAATCCCAGTCAGCGGATATCCAGAGTAAAGAAGCCGGCATCGAGTCCAAAAAGACCCGACTGGAAATTGAACGCAATCAGCTCGCGACTAAAGAGACCGAATTTTCCAATACCAAGGTTTATGCCGATTTTGACGGTCAGGTTTTTTATCCCAAGGAACGACACCGCCCGAAAATTGAAAAAGGGGCCACTGTTCAGATGCGTCAGAAAATCCTCTCATATCCGGATCTTTCGGCTTGGAATCTGCAGGTGGGTATTCCGGAAGCGATGATTGATAAGGTGTCGGTTGGGCAGCATGCCGTCGCGACGCTGGATGCGTTGCCGGGGCTGATCCTTGAGGGCAATATTGAGAAGGTCAGTGCTGTTCCGGACTCCCAGAACTGGTTCAGTTCCGGTGTTAAGACGTATACGATTATGATCGATGTCACCTCCGAAACCAATACTCAGCTTAAGCCGGGAATGTCGGCTACCGTTGAAATCGTTACCGATGAGCTCAAAAACGTTCTTTATGTACCGATTCAGGCGGTGGTCTCGCGTGACGGAACCCATTATGTTTATGTGGTGAATCACGGGCGTAAAGAGCTGCGCGAAGTTGAAATCGGTAAATTCAACACGTATTCCATCGAGATTGTTTCCGGTCTGGAAGTTGGAGAAGA is part of the Pontiella agarivorans genome and encodes:
- a CDS encoding efflux RND transporter periplasmic adaptor subunit, translating into MSNPKKKLLSKRSVLIGLAVALVAVAVLLLNPGNDTNKIDMDEANLCQVQQGDLVVSILQSGELRAKKSRDIQNQAYRDAKITSIVDDGAFVTNGQLLFELESAQLQERYLDQQSDVAEAEASLKLAIENLAIAKLKNATDLETAKMKAELARMDLQKYVDVEYQQQVDKAQSEIYLAEQELKKARNELAGTQELYDKGYSNRTELEADQLGVERKEVEVKNKKADLEILKNYTHIKRQMELKNAVSNAVSALERMKKSQSADIQSKEAGIESKKTRLEIERNQLATKETEFSNTKVYADFDGQVFYPKERHRPKIEKGATVQMRQKILSYPDLSAWNLQVGIPEAMIDKVSVGQHAVATLDALPGLILEGNIEKVSAVPDSQNWFSSGVKTYTIMIDVTSETNTQLKPGMSATVEIVTDELKNVLYVPIQAVVSRDGTHYVYVVNHGRKELREVEIGKFNTYSIEIVSGLEVGEELLLYAEVELEADAQLKKSPLDVEEKGRAENSKSEARDKA